The following proteins are co-located in the Paenibacillus sp. FSL H8-0079 genome:
- a CDS encoding DUF2232 domain-containing protein → MKFSFKSAVWSAVYLLLLLSLLTPLSVLAIFFMMIPGVILYASLSLKSFIWHLVPVAVILVIFHPIYLLLLLIFTLPALVMGHAYKTRKSALFTLMAGSGTMLAEYLLLLLVGSVIFQFDLSSYIEDVVRLTIEPLTNTSNQMINGFAWTPEMTEDVAKQTQLMIPFALVVTSMVMAFITHVIARPILNVMGVTVSKLPPAREWRMPRALIWYYFLALLIEVISRQSDGTYWTMIAMNLSPLINLGFMIQAIGFFFFLSHTKKWNPVIPYFLAVAVFFIGPLRIIGIIDLAFPLREAISKSKR, encoded by the coding sequence TTGAAATTTAGCTTTAAATCAGCTGTTTGGAGTGCAGTCTATCTGCTCCTGCTACTTTCGCTGTTAACTCCTTTATCGGTACTTGCCATATTTTTTATGATGATTCCGGGAGTTATTTTGTATGCTTCATTATCTTTAAAATCATTTATATGGCATCTCGTGCCAGTGGCCGTTATTTTGGTGATATTCCATCCGATCTATCTGCTGCTATTGCTTATCTTTACCCTGCCTGCGCTCGTTATGGGTCACGCGTATAAAACACGTAAATCGGCCCTGTTCACGCTTATGGCGGGAAGTGGCACGATGCTGGCAGAATACTTATTGTTGCTCTTGGTCGGCAGTGTCATTTTCCAATTCGACTTGTCCAGCTACATTGAAGATGTGGTCAGACTGACCATTGAACCGTTAACGAATACATCTAATCAGATGATCAACGGGTTTGCATGGACGCCTGAGATGACCGAGGATGTTGCCAAACAAACGCAGCTTATGATTCCTTTTGCCCTCGTTGTTACATCGATGGTAATGGCCTTCATCACACACGTTATTGCTCGTCCGATCCTGAACGTGATGGGTGTGACGGTGTCGAAGCTTCCACCAGCGAGAGAGTGGCGTATGCCGCGTGCATTGATCTGGTATTATTTCCTCGCCTTGTTGATCGAAGTAATATCTAGACAAAGTGATGGAACGTACTGGACCATGATTGCCATGAATCTGTCGCCGTTAATTAATCTGGGCTTCATGATTCAAGCGATCGGCTTCTTCTTCTTTCTCTCACATACAAAGAAATGGAATCCGGTTATACCGTATTTCCTGGCGGTTGCGGTCTTCTTCATTGGTCCGCTTCGGATTATCGGAATTATCGATCTGGCGTTCCCGCTTCGTGAGGCAATATCGAAATCAAAACGATAG
- a CDS encoding CBS domain-containing protein, with product MNIAFFLLPKQEVTCVTSDSTLRQTLERMEYHRFTAVPILNKEGKYIGTVTEGDLLWYMKNAEGKISFENASKFLLKDVPLRLDIKPVSIDANMEDLINLAKVQNFVPVVDDMERFIGIVRRSQIIEYCEGIVAKESIKAK from the coding sequence ATGAACATCGCATTTTTTTTGCTGCCCAAACAAGAGGTTACGTGCGTGACGTCGGATTCTACGCTGCGGCAAACGTTGGAACGGATGGAGTATCATCGGTTTACGGCGGTGCCCATTTTGAATAAGGAAGGCAAATACATTGGTACGGTTACCGAAGGCGACTTACTGTGGTATATGAAGAATGCCGAGGGAAAGATTTCATTTGAAAACGCTTCAAAGTTCTTGCTCAAAGACGTTCCGCTTCGCCTGGATATTAAGCCCGTGTCCATTGACGCCAATATGGAAGACCTGATTAATCTGGCCAAAGTTCAGAACTTTGTTCCTGTGGTGGATGATATGGAACGGTTCATTGGTATTGTCAGACGGAGTCAGATTATTGAGTACTGCGAAGGCATTGTAGCCAAAGAATCGATTAAGGCCAAGTAA
- a CDS encoding LCP family protein encodes MKSRTKDKKKKRRKGLYITLVSLVVLLIGGYLFRQQLAVAAFDLFLAGSVEDQLSRSYVPQEGNNTPDPTVYRKEPFSVLLLGSDKRAYEKTRGRSDTVIYAVVRPKESRVLLVSIPRDTYVQIVGRDANKDGEDDYDKLAHAYAFGGENMSINTVEKFLDADVGYYATINFDGIKKVVDALGGVKLPIDEDIVNKNPDHVKFTIEGGKPIYDGQEALYYVRYREDSDFNRTKRQQIFLNAMANEMLNLNQIAKIPELIQIMGDSFQTDMRASFIIDLAKQVLTQEKPQISSFTILGEGMKKDGIYYGQADEKDVQYAKELINNWMDQSTPAGEVMIPDRQMIE; translated from the coding sequence ATGAAAAGCAGAACTAAGGATAAGAAGAAGAAAAGAAGAAAAGGCCTATATATAACGCTCGTTTCACTTGTTGTTTTGTTAATCGGAGGTTATTTGTTCCGTCAGCAGCTGGCTGTAGCGGCATTTGATCTGTTTCTCGCCGGTTCGGTAGAAGATCAGTTATCCCGTTCTTATGTACCGCAAGAAGGCAACAACACGCCTGATCCAACGGTATACCGTAAGGAACCATTCTCCGTGTTACTGCTCGGTTCGGACAAACGCGCCTATGAGAAAACGCGTGGACGTTCCGATACCGTCATCTATGCTGTAGTACGTCCGAAGGAATCCCGTGTGCTTCTGGTATCGATTCCACGTGATACGTATGTGCAGATTGTAGGACGGGATGCCAACAAGGATGGCGAAGATGATTATGATAAGTTGGCGCATGCCTATGCTTTTGGTGGGGAGAATATGTCCATCAATACGGTGGAGAAATTCCTTGATGCTGATGTGGGTTATTATGCAACGATCAACTTCGACGGAATCAAAAAAGTGGTTGATGCGCTTGGTGGTGTAAAACTGCCAATTGATGAGGACATTGTGAACAAGAATCCGGATCACGTGAAATTCACGATTGAAGGTGGTAAGCCGATCTATGACGGGCAGGAAGCACTGTATTATGTAAGATACCGTGAGGATAGCGATTTTAATCGTACCAAGAGGCAGCAGATTTTCCTGAACGCGATGGCGAATGAGATGCTGAATTTGAATCAAATCGCCAAAATTCCGGAATTGATTCAGATCATGGGAGACAGCTTCCAGACGGATATGCGAGCTTCTTTCATTATTGATCTGGCTAAACAAGTACTTACTCAGGAGAAACCACAGATTTCAAGCTTCACCATTCTGGGTGAAGGGATGAAAAAAGACGGTATCTATTATGGTCAGGCTGACGAGAAAGATGTCCAATATGCCAAAGAGCTGATTAACAACTGGATGGATCAATCGACCCCAGCCGGTGAAGTAATGATCCCTGACCGGCAAATGATTGAATAA
- a CDS encoding ABC transporter permease produces MSKANEVVVTSQKVDKSPSSLNILWRELVRDKVALISLIFLGLVMLLVYGTSLILNQDDIVRVDLFALYEPPSAKYWLGTDYGGRDVFGQLVIGTRNSLSIGIIVTLMTGFIGILIGLLSGYFGGMIDNLFMRVVDFFMILPMLMIVIAFVTAVPKYNIISFSLIMTAFLWMGIARLIRSKALQERELDYVKASKTLGSSHLKIMLSQVLPNLSSIIIVTMTLNLAANIGLESGLSFLGFGFPESTPSLGTLVSYARNPQTLESRWWIWLPASVLILVLMLSINNVGQALKRATDARQRRG; encoded by the coding sequence ATGAGCAAGGCCAACGAGGTAGTTGTAACTTCACAAAAGGTTGATAAAAGCCCCTCTAGCTTAAATATTTTATGGAGGGAGCTTGTCAGAGATAAGGTGGCACTAATCTCGCTCATTTTCTTGGGCTTGGTCATGTTGCTGGTATATGGCACGTCTCTCATTCTGAATCAGGATGATATCGTACGCGTGGATCTGTTTGCCTTATATGAACCGCCATCCGCGAAATATTGGCTTGGAACAGACTATGGAGGTCGTGATGTATTCGGCCAACTGGTCATCGGTACACGTAACTCGCTGAGCATTGGAATTATCGTAACGTTAATGACTGGCTTCATAGGTATCTTAATTGGCCTTTTATCCGGTTATTTCGGTGGAATGATTGACAACCTGTTTATGCGTGTTGTTGACTTCTTCATGATCCTTCCAATGCTGATGATTGTTATTGCGTTTGTTACAGCAGTACCGAAATACAATATCATCTCGTTCTCTCTAATCATGACGGCATTTCTCTGGATGGGTATTGCCAGACTAATCCGCTCCAAAGCATTACAGGAACGGGAGCTGGACTATGTAAAAGCTTCAAAAACATTGGGCTCTTCTCATCTGAAGATTATGCTCTCACAGGTTCTTCCGAATCTGAGCTCCATTATCATCGTAACGATGACATTGAATCTCGCTGCCAACATTGGCCTCGAATCAGGGTTATCTTTCCTCGGGTTTGGTTTTCCCGAAAGCACACCCAGTCTTGGAACACTCGTAAGTTATGCACGTAATCCGCAAACCCTGGAATCCAGATGGTGGATATGGCTACCCGCATCGGTGCTGATCCTGGTATTGATGTTGAGTATAAATAATGTCGGTCAAGCCCTAAAGCGTGCGACTGATGCAAGACAAAGAAGAGGTTAA
- a CDS encoding oligopeptide ABC transporter substrate-binding protein: protein MKKGLFSRGLFFTMMLVFVLVLAACSEKEAATPAPTTNTEEGKTEEKPANEEGVYSIEDFNNVKTNEGTAIEGGSITFGLVSDTAFEGTLNYNFYSGNPDVQVLQWFDEPLLTWDKDYVYTNDGAATYETSEDGKTFTLTIRDNVNWHDGKPVTAEDLQFAYEVIGNKAYDGPRYDSNFTSIVGMEEFHAGTAKTISGIEVLSDKQISITYKESTPSLLTGGVWTYPLAKHIFGDMDVAKMSSSKEVREKPIGFGPFKVDVITPGESVTYVKNEDYWRGAPKLDKVTLKVINPTTVVQELKSGGVDLVDAFPTDQYKDNANLSNVEFLGAIDRAYTYIGFKLGTWDEENGKVESNAEAKMGDKNLRKAMWMAVDNDQVGKRFYNGLRWNATTLIPPSHPEFHDSNNPGVTYDPEAAKALLEEAGYKLDGEFRTNPDGTPLEINFVSMTGGDIAQPLAQYYVQSWAAIGLKVNLEMVEFNSFYDRVGNSGKDDPNVDVYQAAWGVGIDVDPSGLYGRDALYNFSRFSSEENDKLLAQGVSAEAFDVDKRKEIYNQWQQYMVDEVPVFPTLYRAVVAPVNKRVLNYAIGDGTGVYLSDLQVNADKAVVAE, encoded by the coding sequence ATGAAAAAGGGATTATTTTCACGGGGACTATTTTTCACGATGATGCTGGTCTTTGTATTGGTGCTCGCAGCATGCTCGGAGAAAGAAGCAGCTACTCCAGCTCCAACTACAAACACAGAAGAGGGAAAAACAGAGGAAAAACCTGCTAATGAAGAGGGCGTTTACTCCATTGAAGACTTCAACAATGTCAAAACGAATGAAGGTACTGCGATCGAAGGTGGATCGATTACATTCGGACTTGTATCGGATACTGCTTTTGAAGGTACACTGAACTACAACTTCTATTCCGGTAACCCGGATGTTCAGGTACTGCAATGGTTCGATGAGCCATTACTTACATGGGACAAAGACTATGTGTACACCAATGATGGTGCAGCAACATATGAGACGTCTGAAGATGGAAAAACATTTACACTGACCATTCGTGACAATGTAAACTGGCATGATGGCAAGCCGGTAACGGCTGAAGATCTGCAATTTGCTTATGAGGTTATTGGTAACAAAGCGTATGATGGTCCACGTTATGACTCCAACTTTACTAGCATAGTAGGTATGGAAGAATTCCATGCGGGAACAGCAAAAACAATCTCGGGTATTGAAGTGCTGAGCGACAAACAAATCAGCATTACGTATAAAGAATCCACTCCGTCCCTGCTGACAGGTGGCGTATGGACGTATCCACTTGCTAAACATATCTTCGGAGATATGGATGTAGCGAAAATGTCTTCTTCCAAAGAAGTACGTGAAAAACCAATTGGTTTTGGTCCATTTAAAGTGGATGTCATCACTCCGGGTGAGTCTGTAACTTATGTTAAGAACGAAGACTACTGGCGTGGAGCTCCAAAACTGGACAAAGTGACTCTGAAAGTTATCAACCCGACAACGGTTGTTCAAGAACTGAAATCTGGCGGGGTAGACCTTGTAGATGCATTCCCGACAGATCAATACAAAGACAATGCTAACCTGTCCAACGTAGAATTCCTGGGCGCAATCGATCGTGCTTATACGTACATCGGTTTCAAACTGGGTACGTGGGATGAAGAAAACGGAAAAGTTGAAAGTAATGCTGAAGCAAAAATGGGTGACAAAAACCTGCGTAAAGCAATGTGGATGGCTGTAGATAACGATCAAGTAGGTAAACGTTTCTACAACGGTTTGCGTTGGAATGCTACAACTCTGATTCCGCCGTCTCACCCAGAGTTCCATGATTCCAACAATCCGGGTGTAACGTATGATCCAGAAGCAGCGAAAGCATTGCTTGAAGAAGCTGGTTACAAACTGGATGGTGAATTCCGTACCAATCCGGATGGAACACCACTCGAAATCAACTTTGTATCTATGACGGGTGGAGATATTGCACAACCACTGGCTCAATATTATGTTCAATCATGGGCTGCTATTGGTTTGAAAGTAAACCTGGAAATGGTTGAGTTCAACAGCTTCTATGACCGTGTAGGTAACTCAGGTAAAGATGATCCGAACGTTGATGTGTATCAAGCAGCATGGGGCGTTGGTATTGATGTAGATCCATCTGGTCTGTACGGCCGTGATGCACTGTATAACTTCTCTAGATTCTCTAGCGAAGAAAACGACAAATTGCTGGCACAAGGTGTATCTGCTGAAGCGTTCGATGTAGACAAGCGTAAAGAGATCTACAATCAATGGCAGCAATACATGGTAGATGAAGTTCCTGTATTCCCAACACTGTATCGTGCAGTTGTAGCACCGGTTAACAAACGTGTGCTGAACTATGCAATCGGAGATGGAACAGGCGTTTATCTAAGCGACCTGCAAGTCAATGCAGACAAAGCAGTTGTAGCTGAGTAA
- a CDS encoding MazG-like family protein: MPKELDVAKRAKVIEWLKTEVLDQVSRLFKALWEGSTTRIGDSLASLIMSSYILGRRLGIPFKDLDALLVEKLKKHKQEGHQLEDWYQDISALEDHMRKR; the protein is encoded by the coding sequence ATGCCTAAAGAACTGGATGTAGCCAAACGCGCTAAAGTGATTGAATGGCTTAAAACCGAAGTACTTGATCAGGTATCCCGATTATTCAAGGCGTTATGGGAAGGCAGTACAACTCGAATCGGGGACAGTCTTGCCAGTTTGATTATGAGTAGTTACATATTGGGCCGCAGGCTCGGTATTCCTTTCAAGGATCTGGATGCACTGCTTGTTGAGAAGTTGAAAAAGCATAAACAGGAAGGTCACCAGCTTGAAGACTGGTACCAGGATATTTCCGCGCTAGAAGATCATATGCGTAAGAGGTGA
- a CDS encoding D-alanyl-D-alanine carboxypeptidase family protein, whose amino-acid sequence MKKWWKRAGMLLALLLIIYLGVKPDMLVGKPGIKAESAVLMDMNSEQILMDFNGSEEIAPAGVSKLMTELLVMEAVINGDISWDDLVNVSLYASSVGGSQLTLKQGEQLTVKDLFQIVAVYSANDAAVALAEHISGTEHKFVQQMNQKATQIGLSEDTQFTNSTGLSEKLLGPNRPTEIQGQTLMTAIDACKLARHLLNNHPEILRVSSQMQVSMHQKGMYMSNTNWMLSSIGGPYAYDGNDGLKTGYDEDSGYHFVGTAERDGKRLISVVFGTDTREGRFVETRKLFNYGFSGSK is encoded by the coding sequence ATGAAAAAATGGTGGAAACGGGCAGGTATGCTGCTGGCTCTGCTGCTCATTATATATTTGGGTGTGAAACCGGACATGCTGGTAGGCAAACCGGGAATTAAAGCTGAATCTGCTGTATTGATGGATATGAACTCTGAACAGATCTTAATGGATTTTAACGGCTCAGAAGAGATTGCTCCGGCAGGCGTCAGTAAGTTGATGACAGAACTGCTTGTGATGGAAGCTGTGATTAATGGAGATATAAGCTGGGATGATCTTGTGAATGTGAGTCTGTACGCCAGTTCGGTTGGGGGCAGTCAACTGACCCTGAAACAGGGTGAGCAATTAACAGTAAAGGATTTATTCCAGATTGTAGCTGTCTATTCAGCAAATGATGCAGCGGTTGCTCTGGCTGAACATATCAGTGGTACAGAGCATAAGTTTGTGCAACAAATGAACCAAAAAGCAACTCAGATTGGACTGTCTGAGGATACACAATTCACAAATTCTACGGGTCTCAGTGAAAAGCTGCTTGGTCCTAACCGACCGACGGAAATACAAGGGCAGACCTTAATGACGGCTATAGATGCGTGCAAGCTTGCGCGACATCTGTTGAATAACCATCCCGAGATCTTAAGAGTCTCCAGTCAAATGCAAGTATCGATGCATCAAAAAGGAATGTACATGAGTAACACGAACTGGATGTTGTCCTCCATTGGTGGGCCGTATGCTTACGATGGGAATGACGGATTGAAGACCGGGTATGATGAGGATTCCGGATATCATTTTGTTGGGACAGCTGAACGTGATGGCAAAAGACTGATCTCCGTTGTATTTGGAACAGATACTCGTGAAGGGCGTTTTGTGGAGACACGTAAGTTGTTCAACTATGGATTTTCGGGTTCAAAATAA
- a CDS encoding MFS transporter, protein MQKQMKWPLILFAIGVFMAALDNGIITSSLTTLNASFGVSPTWGAWTITLYTLGLAVSVPIAGKLSDRYGRKKLFLIEVALFGIGSLLVALSTSFTFFLIARVIQALGGGGIFIIASSYVLSKFPAERQGTALGLLGGMNGVAAILGPNVGAFILDLTGNWHWLFLINVPIAILLFIAGIRFIQEEQELNRAAVDWSGIAVLTLGVLSLMYSFSNLDGVNMLQSLGSPMFYGFFLAGVIILVLFYFMEKRLEGSEREPVVSTQLLGIASFRWTLLIAFFSGAILASVIFIPGFVEQYLGVSNTASGYWFTPLALASGIGAGGGGYLVDRKGPIWTLSVAGLLSAIGFLLFPLWVEHIWQFVIASTLVGIGFGMMLGAPVNVLVTEQAGENNKGIAVATSSLFRQMAMAIAPTIFAGFLARSFINLGSNIQTGFADKGIQVPPEMLEQYASGGASGSDVSSLTEGLSQIPDEGIRDVLLQAVHQTTGQGYNGLFWSAVVFSVLTLVAALITGRLRQKEKSHHVESTSTN, encoded by the coding sequence ATGCAAAAACAAATGAAATGGCCGCTGATCCTGTTTGCCATAGGGGTATTTATGGCTGCGCTGGATAATGGGATCATCACCTCGTCACTGACCACCTTAAATGCATCGTTTGGTGTGTCACCAACGTGGGGAGCGTGGACGATTACGCTCTACACGCTTGGACTTGCGGTGAGTGTTCCTATTGCGGGCAAGCTGTCGGACCGTTATGGTCGCAAGAAACTATTTTTGATTGAAGTGGCGTTGTTCGGAATTGGTTCGCTGCTGGTCGCGCTAAGCACATCGTTTACCTTCTTCCTGATCGCTCGCGTCATTCAAGCTTTGGGCGGTGGTGGGATTTTTATCATTGCCAGCTCATACGTATTAAGCAAGTTCCCGGCGGAGCGACAAGGTACAGCCTTGGGTCTGCTTGGAGGGATGAATGGTGTTGCCGCTATCTTGGGACCCAATGTCGGTGCTTTTATACTGGATCTGACTGGCAACTGGCATTGGTTATTCCTGATTAACGTGCCTATCGCCATTCTGCTATTCATAGCAGGTATTCGATTTATTCAGGAAGAGCAGGAACTGAATCGTGCAGCAGTGGACTGGAGCGGCATTGCTGTTCTAACGTTGGGTGTACTCAGTTTAATGTATAGCTTCAGCAATCTGGACGGTGTGAACATGCTTCAAAGCCTGGGATCACCGATGTTCTACGGTTTCTTCTTGGCAGGTGTGATCATTCTGGTGCTCTTTTACTTCATGGAAAAAAGACTGGAAGGATCTGAACGTGAACCTGTTGTATCGACACAGCTTCTAGGCATCGCTTCCTTTCGGTGGACGTTGCTGATTGCCTTTTTCTCTGGAGCCATTCTGGCCTCAGTGATCTTTATTCCCGGATTTGTTGAGCAATATCTTGGCGTATCCAATACGGCCTCCGGGTACTGGTTTACTCCGCTCGCGCTGGCATCCGGCATTGGGGCAGGCGGAGGTGGATACCTCGTTGACCGCAAAGGGCCAATCTGGACGTTATCGGTTGCGGGGCTACTATCCGCCATTGGATTCCTGCTGTTCCCGCTATGGGTAGAGCATATCTGGCAATTTGTCATCGCGAGTACGCTCGTAGGTATCGGCTTCGGCATGATGCTCGGTGCGCCAGTTAACGTACTTGTCACGGAACAGGCGGGGGAGAACAACAAAGGCATCGCGGTAGCGACCAGTTCGTTATTTCGCCAGATGGCTATGGCTATTGCGCCTACGATTTTCGCCGGATTCCTGGCACGTTCTTTTATTAATCTGGGCTCCAACATTCAGACAGGGTTCGCTGATAAAGGAATTCAGGTGCCGCCGGAGATGCTTGAGCAATATGCCTCGGGTGGAGCATCGGGAAGTGATGTCTCCAGTCTGACAGAGGGCCTGTCCCAAATTCCTGATGAAGGTATCCGTGATGTGTTGCTCCAGGCAGTGCATCAAACGACAGGTCAGGGTTACAATGGTCTATTCTGGTCTGCGGTCGTATTCAGTGTGCTTACGCTGGTGGCTGCGCTTATAACAGGACGTCTGCGCCAAAAAGAGAAAAGCCATCATGTGGAAAGTACATCTACAAACTGA
- a CDS encoding alpha/beta fold hydrolase produces the protein MNAISKKVYALTLTMAMSIALIQPAVQAAEAVKPTAAVSEAIASKATQTLQQLGYIDEITELTTPITRAEAAVILQRVLKLDEPASLTGFADVLPENEAAPAIYALKQGGLIQGKAKGYAPDAPLTRAQMASLFTRAFELKDNGIQVVYSDSDQIPAVHANDAARVKQHFIIEGSAFNAKQSVTHGEFADALYLALGLDVKSEGLTPLEDFFKQPAQAGFQMSPDGNHLAYLEPWNNRMNIVVTANGQDKPVRITSETERNIAGFAWATNDKLLYVQDKAGDENYHLYVTDIDGKNSKDLTPYPNTRAILVDPLENIPDEILVGMNKRDPRIFDVYRINIKTGEAVLAAENPGNITGWLTDHEGKIRVAVSSDGNVSSLLYRESENQPFEPLLTTKLGETFAPVMFTYDNKNIYAVSNLERDKTAIVEYSPSSKKVTKTVYENKDVDVSSFIPSKEKGTILAAVYETDKVNYEFFDQEFKTLMQDIKAKVPGKEVSISNASEEGQVLFVAYNDKTMGTYYFYDSKTGKLDKLADAAPWIDESQMSDMKPITYKSRDGLTLHGYLTLPQGAKASDLPLVVVPHGGPWARDSWGFNPEIQFLASRGYAVLQVNFRGSTGYGKEFLDAGNKEWGKAMQNDLTDGVNWLVAEGTVDPKRVAIYGGSYGGYAALAGLAFTPDVYAAGISYVGPSNIFTLLDSLPPYWESERSMFYERVGDPEKDKELLTAISPLFHIDQMKAPLFVVQGANDPRVKQAESDQIVEALRKRGVDVPYMLKTNEGHGFANVENQLDLYRAIEKFLNRHLMQP, from the coding sequence TTGAACGCGATTAGCAAAAAGGTATACGCTCTCACGCTTACCATGGCCATGTCCATTGCACTGATTCAACCAGCTGTACAGGCGGCAGAAGCCGTAAAACCAACAGCGGCAGTCTCGGAAGCCATCGCATCCAAGGCTACGCAGACACTACAGCAACTGGGATACATAGATGAAATCACAGAATTAACGACTCCGATCACTCGTGCCGAAGCGGCAGTCATTCTGCAACGTGTACTTAAACTGGATGAGCCTGCATCACTTACAGGTTTCGCAGATGTATTGCCGGAGAATGAAGCTGCGCCTGCCATCTACGCTCTGAAGCAAGGTGGGCTCATTCAAGGGAAGGCCAAAGGCTATGCACCGGATGCACCACTTACACGTGCACAAATGGCATCGTTGTTCACGCGTGCATTCGAACTGAAGGATAACGGAATCCAGGTAGTATACAGCGATTCCGATCAGATTCCAGCTGTGCATGCGAATGACGCCGCACGGGTTAAGCAGCATTTTATTATCGAAGGTAGCGCATTTAACGCCAAACAATCGGTGACTCATGGCGAATTCGCAGATGCGCTGTATCTTGCGCTCGGACTCGATGTGAAGTCAGAGGGACTTACACCGCTGGAGGACTTCTTCAAACAGCCGGCTCAGGCAGGGTTCCAGATGTCGCCGGATGGTAATCATCTCGCTTACCTGGAGCCATGGAACAATCGCATGAATATCGTAGTTACCGCAAACGGTCAGGATAAGCCTGTACGCATTACGAGCGAAACAGAACGTAACATCGCAGGATTTGCATGGGCAACCAATGACAAGCTGCTCTACGTGCAAGATAAGGCAGGGGATGAGAATTATCACTTGTATGTTACGGATATCGATGGTAAAAACAGCAAGGATCTGACGCCGTATCCTAACACAAGAGCCATCCTGGTAGATCCGCTTGAGAATATCCCGGATGAGATTCTGGTAGGTATGAACAAGCGTGATCCACGCATCTTCGACGTATACCGTATTAATATCAAGACAGGAGAGGCTGTGCTTGCGGCAGAGAATCCAGGCAATATTACGGGCTGGCTGACGGATCACGAAGGTAAAATTCGTGTGGCTGTATCCAGCGATGGAAATGTGTCTTCGTTACTGTATCGTGAATCAGAGAATCAGCCGTTTGAGCCGCTACTGACTACGAAGCTGGGAGAGACTTTTGCTCCAGTCATGTTCACGTACGATAATAAAAACATTTATGCTGTATCCAACTTGGAGCGAGATAAAACGGCAATTGTAGAGTACAGTCCAAGCAGCAAGAAGGTAACCAAAACCGTTTATGAAAATAAAGATGTGGATGTAAGCAGCTTCATCCCTTCCAAAGAAAAGGGAACCATTCTCGCTGCTGTGTATGAGACAGACAAAGTGAACTATGAATTCTTTGATCAAGAGTTCAAAACGTTAATGCAGGATATCAAAGCGAAAGTACCAGGCAAGGAAGTTAGCATTAGCAATGCAAGCGAGGAAGGCCAGGTACTGTTTGTAGCCTATAACGACAAAACGATGGGTACGTATTATTTCTATGATTCCAAAACAGGCAAACTCGATAAGCTGGCTGACGCTGCACCTTGGATTGATGAGAGCCAAATGTCGGACATGAAGCCCATTACGTATAAGTCACGTGACGGTCTAACCCTTCATGGTTATCTGACACTGCCTCAAGGAGCGAAGGCTTCCGACTTGCCACTGGTTGTTGTTCCACATGGTGGTCCTTGGGCTCGTGATTCATGGGGCTTCAATCCTGAGATTCAATTCCTGGCAAGTCGCGGCTATGCCGTTCTACAGGTGAACTTCCGTGGCTCTACGGGGTACGGTAAGGAATTCTTGGATGCAGGTAATAAAGAGTGGGGTAAAGCCATGCAGAATGATCTCACAGACGGCGTGAACTGGCTGGTTGCAGAGGGAACGGTTGATCCGAAGCGCGTAGCGATCTATGGTGGATCTTACGGCGGATACGCGGCTCTGGCAGGACTAGCATTCACACCGGACGTCTATGCTGCTGGTATTAGCTATGTCGGACCTTCCAACATTTTCACGCTTCTGGATTCACTGCCACCTTACTGGGAATCGGAGCGCAGCATGTTCTATGAACGTGTAGGAGATCCTGAGAAGGACAAGGAACTGTTAACAGCCATTTCACCACTCTTCCACATCGATCAGATGAAGGCTCCATTATTTGTGGTTCAGGGCGCTAATGATCCACGTGTCAAACAAGCCGAGTCAGACCAGATCGTTGAAGCATTACGCAAGCGTGGAGTCGATGTGCCATATATGTTAAAGACCAATGAAGGTCATGGCTTCGCAAACGTGGAGAATCAGCTTGATCTGTACCGTGCGATTGAGAAATTCCTGAATCGTCATCTGATGCAGCCATAG